From Actinopolymorpha sp. NPDC004070, the proteins below share one genomic window:
- a CDS encoding NtaA/DmoA family FMN-dependent monooxygenase (This protein belongs to a clade of FMN-dependent monooxygenases, within a broader family of flavin-dependent oxidoreductases, the luciferase-like monooxygenase (LMM) family, some of whose members use coenzyme F420 rather than FMN.), whose protein sequence is MSQPSQKSQTSKPRKQIHLAAHFPGVNNTTVWSDPRSGSHIEFDSFLRFAQTAERAKFDFLFLAEGLRLREQGGQIYDLDVVGRPDTFTILAALAAVTERLGLAGTINSTFNEPYEVARQFASLDHLSGGRAAWNVVTSWDAFTGENFRRGGYLAQEDRYERAKLFMRTAWELFDSWRGDEIVADKENGVFLADPGAGTFERHDAQFDIRGRFDVPRSPQGRPVIFQAGDSDEGREFAAATADAIFSRHATLEAGQAFYTDVKGRLTKYGRTPEQLLILPAATFVLADTDGEAREYAHVVRRQQVSGQTAIRFLEQLWNRDLSEYDPDGPLPDVDPVVGENTIARGRASVRMYRDPLQTAREWRELAEAKKLSIRELMIEVTGRQSFVGSPTTVADEIDDLVQRDASDGFILVPHITPDGLDDFADKVVPILQERGVFRTDYAGTTLRDHLGLAPLEVPLPARRR, encoded by the coding sequence ATGAGCCAGCCGAGTCAGAAGAGTCAGACGAGCAAGCCCCGCAAGCAGATTCACCTGGCCGCGCACTTTCCGGGGGTGAACAACACCACGGTGTGGAGCGATCCGCGCTCGGGCAGCCACATCGAGTTCGACTCGTTCCTGCGGTTCGCACAGACCGCGGAGCGGGCGAAGTTCGACTTCCTCTTCCTGGCCGAGGGACTCCGGCTGCGCGAGCAGGGTGGGCAGATCTACGACCTCGACGTGGTGGGACGCCCGGACACGTTCACCATCCTGGCCGCGCTGGCTGCTGTCACCGAACGGCTGGGCCTGGCCGGCACGATCAACTCGACGTTCAACGAGCCGTACGAGGTGGCACGTCAGTTCGCCAGCCTGGACCACCTGTCCGGCGGTCGGGCGGCCTGGAACGTCGTCACTTCCTGGGACGCGTTCACCGGCGAGAACTTCCGTCGCGGTGGCTACCTCGCGCAGGAGGACCGCTACGAGCGGGCGAAGCTGTTCATGCGGACCGCGTGGGAGTTGTTCGACTCCTGGCGGGGCGACGAGATCGTCGCGGACAAGGAGAACGGCGTCTTCCTCGCCGACCCCGGCGCGGGGACGTTCGAACGCCACGACGCGCAGTTCGACATCCGTGGCCGGTTCGACGTCCCGCGCAGTCCGCAAGGTCGGCCGGTGATCTTCCAGGCGGGCGACTCCGACGAGGGCCGGGAGTTCGCCGCGGCGACCGCGGACGCCATCTTCAGCAGGCACGCCACTCTTGAGGCGGGCCAGGCGTTCTACACCGATGTCAAGGGACGGTTGACGAAGTACGGCCGTACGCCCGAGCAGTTGCTCATTCTCCCGGCGGCGACGTTCGTGCTCGCCGACACCGACGGGGAGGCGCGGGAGTACGCGCACGTTGTTCGCCGGCAGCAGGTCAGCGGCCAGACCGCGATCCGGTTCCTGGAACAGCTGTGGAATCGCGACCTGAGCGAGTACGACCCCGACGGGCCGCTTCCCGACGTCGATCCCGTAGTGGGCGAGAACACCATCGCCCGCGGCCGGGCGAGCGTGCGGATGTATCGCGACCCGCTGCAGACCGCACGGGAGTGGCGCGAACTCGCCGAGGCGAAGAAGCTGTCCATCCGCGAACTGATGATCGAGGTCACCGGACGCCAGTCGTTCGTCGGCTCACCCACGACCGTCGCGGACGAGATCGACGACCTCGTTCAGCGCGACGCCAGCGACGGTTTCATCCTCGTTCCGCACATCACTCCGGACGGCCTGGACGACTTCGCCGACAAGGTGGTGCCCATCCTGCAGGAGCGTGGGGTCTTCCGGACCGACTACGCCGGCACGACGTTGCGTGATCACCTCGGACTTGCCCCTTTGGAGGTCCCGTTGCCCGCACGCCGCCGATGA
- a CDS encoding flavin reductase family protein: MPDLFRSVFRRYAAGVVVVTADAGFGPAGFTATSLASISLDPPLVSFALSTNASSWRTISVAESVVVNFLDAEQHTLARTFATSGIDRFAPPTRWSRLPDDGEPVLDDAAGVLRGRVEHRFPVGDHHLVVARIIDGTSREHAPLVYHAGAYRTVDSLRPVGRSGPADSSLVDTR, from the coding sequence TTGCCCGACCTGTTCAGGTCGGTGTTCCGGCGATACGCCGCGGGGGTGGTCGTGGTCACCGCGGACGCGGGGTTCGGCCCGGCCGGATTCACCGCCACCTCGCTGGCCTCGATCTCGCTGGACCCACCGCTGGTGTCGTTCGCCCTGTCCACGAACGCCTCCAGCTGGCGCACGATCAGCGTGGCCGAGTCGGTGGTGGTCAACTTCCTGGACGCCGAGCAGCACACGCTGGCCCGGACGTTCGCCACCAGTGGAATCGACCGGTTCGCGCCGCCGACGCGGTGGTCCCGACTGCCCGACGACGGCGAACCAGTGCTGGACGACGCGGCCGGGGTGCTGCGAGGCCGCGTCGAGCACCGTTTCCCGGTGGGTGACCACCACCTGGTGGTCGCACGGATCATCGACGGCACGAGCAGGGAGCACGCACCGCTCGTCTACCATGCCGGTGCGTACCGCACCGTCGACTCCTTACGTCCTGTCGGCCGGTCCGGACCGGCGGATTCTTCGTTGGTGGACACCCGATAA
- a CDS encoding LLM class flavin-dependent oxidoreductase, translated as MPAPLPLHLAVALEGAGWHPSAWRDPRARADELLTPAYWTDLVREAETGTLDFVTIEDSLGIQTTSPDGPDERLDQVRGRLDAVLVAARVAPLTRGVGVVPVATVTHTEPFHVSKAIATLDYVSGGRAGWQVRVSPRQWEAELFGRRTVPAIQGTDLDAPEAAAVLEDLFDEAADHVEVVRRLWDSWEDDAEIRDVATGRFVDRDKLHYIDFEGRWFSVRGPSIVPRPPQGQPLVTALAHRSVAYRLAAKAVDVVFVTAHDAEDAGRIVAEVRREQAAAGREDELLHVFGDLVVFLADDEHSAAERKAHLDALSDADFTSDAPVFVGTPAALADRLEDLRWAGLTGFRLRPGTLPHDLEAITRGLVPELRRRGIFRESYDASTLRGRLGLERPANRYAATTGGAR; from the coding sequence ATGCCAGCTCCGCTCCCACTGCACCTCGCGGTGGCCCTCGAGGGTGCCGGGTGGCATCCGTCGGCCTGGCGCGATCCGCGGGCACGTGCCGACGAACTCCTCACCCCGGCGTACTGGACCGATCTGGTCCGCGAAGCGGAGACCGGCACGCTGGACTTTGTCACCATCGAGGACTCCCTCGGCATCCAGACGACCAGCCCCGACGGGCCGGACGAACGGCTCGACCAGGTGCGCGGACGGCTGGACGCGGTGCTGGTCGCCGCCCGGGTGGCCCCGCTCACCAGGGGAGTGGGGGTGGTGCCGGTGGCGACCGTCACCCACACCGAGCCGTTCCACGTCTCCAAGGCGATCGCGACGCTGGACTACGTGAGTGGTGGCCGGGCCGGCTGGCAGGTGCGGGTGTCCCCGCGCCAGTGGGAGGCCGAACTCTTCGGGCGCCGGACGGTTCCTGCGATCCAGGGAACCGACCTCGACGCGCCGGAAGCGGCAGCGGTTCTGGAGGACCTGTTCGACGAGGCCGCCGACCACGTGGAGGTCGTACGCCGGCTCTGGGACAGCTGGGAGGACGACGCGGAGATCCGGGACGTCGCCACCGGCCGGTTCGTGGACCGGGACAAGCTGCACTACATCGACTTCGAGGGCCGCTGGTTCAGCGTGCGGGGGCCCTCCATCGTCCCGCGCCCGCCGCAGGGGCAGCCGCTGGTCACCGCGCTGGCGCACCGCTCGGTCGCCTACCGGCTGGCCGCGAAGGCCGTCGACGTGGTGTTCGTGACCGCCCATGACGCGGAGGATGCCGGTCGGATCGTCGCCGAGGTACGCCGGGAGCAGGCCGCGGCCGGGCGGGAGGACGAACTCCTGCACGTGTTCGGTGACCTGGTGGTCTTCCTGGCCGACGACGAGCACTCGGCGGCCGAGCGCAAGGCGCACCTGGACGCCCTGTCGGACGCGGACTTCACCAGTGACGCGCCCGTCTTCGTCGGCACACCGGCTGCGCTCGCCGACCGGCTGGAGGACCTTCGGTGGGCGGGGCTGACCGGCTTCCGGCTGCGGCCGGGAACGCTTCCACACGACCTGGAGGCGATCACCCGCGGGCTGGTGCCCGAGCTGAGACGCCGGGGGATCTTCCGCGAGAGCTACGACGCGTCCACTCTCCGCGGGCGGTTGGGCCTCGAGCGTCCGGCCAACCGATACGCCGCCACGACCGGGGGAGCCCGATGA